The Procambarus clarkii isolate CNS0578487 chromosome 24, FALCON_Pclarkii_2.0, whole genome shotgun sequence genome includes a region encoding these proteins:
- the LOC138368003 gene encoding uncharacterized protein — translation MCIKTHYPEGFALRNIRAKTVVALMLQFCSIFGLPRVVQTDNRTNFKSDAFEQFCKDNGITQKVSSPYHPQSQGTFQREEVQSLLDEFFSLFREVPTQTDAICHDVKLTDYTLYSSSTLPDVSGNEGHRAARNRLPTPARPYPAEPGLLVLTLPFGSQTRRLLAIVH, via the exons ATGTGTATCAAGACGCATTACCCTGAGGGTTTTGctctaaggaacatccgagcaaagactgttgttgctctaATGTTACAATTTTGTTCcatttttggactgcctcgggtcgttcaAACTGACAAtcgtactaactttaagtctgatgctTTTGAGCAATTCTGTAAGGACAATGGAATAACTCAGAAGGTTTCTAGCCCAtatcatccacagagtcagggg accttccagcgtgaagaggtgcagtcgttactTGACGAGTTCTTCAGTCTGTTCAGGGAGGTCCCGACACAGACGGATGCCATCTgtcatgatgtcaagttgacagaCTACACCCTATATTCGTCTTCAACCCTACCGGATGTGTCCGGAAACGAAGGCCATCGTGCAGCAAGAAATCGACTTCCTACTCCAGCACGGCcttatccggccgagccagggctcttggtgctcaccCTGCCTTTTGgttcccaaaccagacggctcctggcgattgtgCACTGA